One genomic segment of Flagellimonas marinaquae includes these proteins:
- the obgE gene encoding GTPase ObgE, translating into MTEGNFVDYVKVHVTSGNGGKGSAHLRREKYVAKGGPDGGDGGRGGHVIIKGNKNLWTLVHFKFKKHFKAGHGEHGSKSRSTGADGEDVYLEVPLGTVVRNTETNEILFEITEDGEEKIVLEGGMGGRGNWHFKSATNQTPRYAQPGISGKEDHLTLELKVLADVGLVGFPNAGKSTLLSAMTSAKPKIANYEFTTLKPNLGIVEYRDFQSFVMADIPGIIEGAAEGKGLGHYFLRHIERNATLLFLIPADSKDISQEYNILLDELRRYNPELLDKQRLVAISKCDMLDDELIEEMDEDMKEDFKDVPYMFISSVSGLGIQQLKDRLWKLLNN; encoded by the coding sequence ATGACCGAGGGTAATTTTGTGGATTATGTAAAAGTCCACGTCACTTCTGGTAACGGAGGCAAAGGCTCTGCACATTTACGTCGCGAAAAGTATGTGGCCAAAGGTGGCCCGGATGGCGGTGATGGCGGTAGAGGAGGTCATGTGATCATAAAAGGGAACAAAAATCTATGGACTTTGGTCCATTTTAAGTTTAAAAAGCATTTTAAGGCAGGTCACGGTGAGCACGGAAGCAAAAGCCGAAGCACAGGAGCCGATGGCGAAGATGTGTACTTGGAGGTGCCTTTGGGCACAGTGGTACGAAATACTGAAACCAACGAAATACTCTTTGAGATAACCGAGGACGGTGAGGAAAAAATCGTTCTCGAAGGTGGTATGGGAGGTCGTGGCAACTGGCACTTTAAAAGTGCCACGAACCAAACTCCAAGATATGCCCAACCCGGGATAAGCGGTAAGGAAGATCACCTTACCTTGGAACTTAAAGTTTTGGCGGATGTTGGTCTGGTTGGTTTTCCCAATGCAGGTAAATCCACATTGCTTTCCGCAATGACCTCTGCAAAACCTAAAATTGCCAATTACGAGTTTACTACCCTAAAACCCAATTTAGGGATTGTTGAATATCGGGATTTTCAAAGTTTTGTAATGGCAGACATTCCTGGAATAATCGAAGGAGCTGCAGAAGGTAAGGGTCTGGGACACTATTTTTTACGCCATATTGAACGTAATGCAACGCTCTTGTTCTTGATTCCCGCCGATAGCAAGGACATCAGTCAAGAATATAATATTCTTCTGGATGAATTAAGGAGGTACAATCCCGAATTGTTGGATAAGCAACGCCTGGTGGCCATTTCCAAATGTGATATGTTGGACGATGAGCTTATAGAGGAAATGGACGAGGATATGAAAGAAGATTTTAAGGATGTCCCATACATGTTTATTTCTTCTGTGAGCGGACTCGGTATTCAGCAACTTAAGGACAGACTTTGGAAGTTATTGAACAATTAA
- a CDS encoding sensor histidine kinase codes for MVVFSIVVGTFIGVFSTAILRWYLKRNVHFDSFGGKEVIKIILSTLVASAIFGLLNVLFGYIYVEFGPELTESEIHMFEGYDKVMVQVLNSLFLVGAWTITYLVIKLLLKVNQNRIERLELNTTLKQAQLNTLKGQINPHFMFNSLNNIRGLMLEDVEKSREMLTKLSEIIRYSLTKNNVNDIPVHEELEVVDNYIDLSKIQFEDRLEYVKQIEEDTFDLRIPPMVIQLLIENAVKHGISNLKNGGRVLLSIYKKDGDLFIIVRNTGKLNFSKGSTKLGLKNIEQRLKLLYADKASFKLEEISDEVVAEIKIPLA; via the coding sequence ATGGTCGTGTTTTCGATTGTTGTTGGAACTTTTATAGGTGTGTTTTCAACCGCTATTTTGCGCTGGTACCTTAAAAGGAACGTTCATTTTGATTCCTTTGGAGGCAAAGAAGTCATTAAAATTATTTTGTCCACATTGGTGGCCTCTGCAATTTTTGGACTCCTTAATGTCCTTTTTGGGTATATATATGTGGAATTTGGGCCGGAGCTCACGGAGTCGGAAATCCATATGTTCGAAGGCTATGATAAAGTAATGGTCCAAGTGTTGAATTCGCTCTTTTTGGTCGGGGCATGGACGATTACCTATTTGGTGATCAAATTGCTTTTAAAGGTGAACCAAAACCGCATTGAACGGTTGGAGCTCAACACTACTTTAAAGCAAGCTCAATTAAATACGCTAAAAGGTCAGATAAATCCACATTTTATGTTCAATAGCCTCAACAATATCCGTGGGCTTATGTTGGAAGATGTGGAAAAATCCAGGGAGATGCTCACTAAACTTTCTGAAATTATCCGCTACTCCTTGACCAAAAACAATGTAAACGACATCCCGGTACACGAAGAACTGGAGGTAGTGGACAATTATATCGATCTATCCAAGATTCAGTTCGAAGATCGTTTGGAGTATGTAAAACAAATTGAGGAAGATACGTTCGATCTTAGAATCCCTCCGATGGTCATTCAATTGTTGATAGAAAATGCGGTAAAGCATGGCATTTCCAATCTAAAAAATGGAGGGCGGGTGCTCTTGTCCATTTATAAAAAGGACGGCGACTTGTTCATTATTGTTCGGAATACCGGGAAACTCAACTTTTCCAAGGGCTCCACCAAATTGGGGTTGAAGAACATAGAACAGCGCCTTAAATTGTTGTACGCCGATAAAGCTTCCTTTAAATTAGAGGAAATATCCGATGAAGTAGTGGCAGAAATTAAAATACCATTGGCATGA
- a CDS encoding DUF1569 domain-containing protein, giving the protein MKSLFSPEAHKEILERIDNLSNSSERQWGKMEVGQMLNHCQYPLKISLKRYNPNNRPNIMLKLMGKFFKKSLYNDKPWRQNLPTAKGLKVTESKDFGKEKDKLIGLINDFHQEKDKKEWDAHPVFGSFTPEQWGQMQYKHLDHHLRQFGV; this is encoded by the coding sequence ATGAAATCGCTTTTTAGTCCCGAGGCCCACAAAGAAATATTGGAACGTATCGATAACCTATCGAATTCTTCCGAAAGGCAATGGGGCAAAATGGAAGTGGGTCAGATGCTGAATCACTGTCAATACCCACTAAAAATTTCGTTAAAAAGATACAATCCCAATAACCGACCCAACATAATGCTGAAACTTATGGGGAAGTTTTTCAAAAAAAGCCTGTACAACGATAAACCATGGAGACAAAACCTTCCAACGGCCAAAGGTTTAAAAGTAACCGAGTCCAAAGATTTTGGCAAGGAAAAAGATAAATTGATAGGGTTGATCAATGATTTCCATCAAGAAAAAGATAAGAAAGAATGGGATGCACATCCGGTTTTTGGCTCGTTTACCCCAGAGCAATGGGGACAAATGCAATATAAACATCTGGACCATCATTTGCGACAATTTGGGGTTTGA
- a CDS encoding SDR family oxidoreductase encodes MNISLKGKKALVGGSSKGIGEAIAKQLAASGASVTLMARSAGRMQELIMEMDSSQGQQHQFLSVDFTDFEAYKVKISAFFETNTVDILVNNTQGPEGGGALEKKVDDYQNAFDLLFKSVVFTTELALKHMQEQQWGRIINIASISVKEPLNYLALSNTIRAAVVTWAKSLAYDVAKDGITVNSTLTGYFDTDRIAQLNSKKAEKMGVSPNEVRFNMEEQVPVKRIGDPKEYGYLVAFLASEQAAFITGTNIPIDGGLLKSL; translated from the coding sequence ATGAATATATCATTAAAGGGAAAAAAAGCCCTAGTTGGAGGCAGCAGCAAAGGGATCGGCGAAGCCATAGCAAAACAACTTGCAGCTAGTGGCGCCAGTGTGACCCTTATGGCTCGTAGCGCAGGGCGGATGCAGGAGCTCATTATGGAAATGGACAGCTCCCAAGGGCAACAGCACCAATTCCTTTCGGTGGATTTTACAGATTTTGAGGCCTACAAGGTAAAAATATCAGCCTTCTTCGAGACCAATACCGTGGATATCCTGGTCAACAATACACAAGGACCCGAAGGCGGAGGTGCATTGGAAAAGAAAGTGGATGATTATCAGAACGCGTTCGACTTGCTGTTCAAATCGGTGGTATTCACCACGGAACTTGCCCTAAAGCATATGCAAGAGCAACAATGGGGGCGCATCATCAATATAGCATCCATATCGGTAAAGGAGCCCTTGAACTATTTGGCACTTTCCAACACGATACGGGCCGCAGTGGTTACCTGGGCCAAAAGTTTGGCGTACGATGTAGCCAAAGATGGCATTACCGTGAACAGTACGCTAACAGGTTATTTTGATACTGACCGAATTGCCCAGCTAAACTCTAAAAAAGCAGAAAAAATGGGTGTTTCTCCAAATGAAGTGCGCTTCAACATGGAAGAGCAAGTACCTGTAAAACGGATTGGCGACCCAAAGGAATATGGTTATTTGGTTGCCTTCTTGGCATCGGAACAGGCGGCTTTTATTACGGGAACCAATATCCCAATTGATGGCGGACTGCTAAAATCGTTGTAA
- the radC gene encoding RadC family protein, protein MQDKLASFSIKNWADDDRPREKLVQKGSSVLSDAELIAILIGSGSREESAVELAKRILASVDHNLNELGKLSVNQLMRFKGIGEAKAVSIAAALEVGRRRRTEDTAKITKIKSSYDAYELLYPLIGELPHEEFWIVYLNNSNKVLHKCQLSKGGITGTLVDVRLVLKLALELGAVGLILAHNHPSGTLRPSEADKQLTDKLKIASESLDIKILDHLILARQDYLSFADKGIL, encoded by the coding sequence ATGCAAGATAAACTAGCTTCTTTTTCCATTAAAAATTGGGCGGACGATGATCGTCCCAGAGAAAAATTGGTGCAAAAAGGAAGCTCAGTATTGTCCGATGCAGAATTGATCGCTATTTTGATTGGATCGGGCAGTAGGGAGGAAAGCGCCGTGGAGCTGGCCAAACGGATATTGGCTTCGGTCGACCATAACCTGAACGAACTTGGGAAGCTCTCCGTAAACCAATTAATGCGATTTAAAGGTATTGGGGAAGCCAAGGCGGTTTCCATTGCAGCGGCTTTGGAAGTAGGTCGACGAAGGAGAACGGAAGATACCGCCAAGATTACAAAAATTAAAAGTAGCTACGATGCATACGAGCTGCTCTACCCTTTGATCGGCGAGTTGCCGCACGAGGAGTTTTGGATAGTGTACCTGAATAATTCGAATAAGGTGCTCCATAAATGCCAGTTGAGCAAGGGAGGGATAACCGGAACTTTGGTGGATGTTAGGTTGGTGCTCAAACTAGCTTTGGAACTGGGTGCCGTCGGATTGATTTTGGCACACAACCATCCATCGGGTACGTTAAGGCCGAGTGAGGCAGACAAACAACTTACCGACAAGTTGAAGATAGCTTCGGAATCTCTGGACATTAAAATATTAGATCATTTGATATTGGCCAGACAAGACTATCTTAGTTTTGCGGACAAAGGAATATTATAG
- a CDS encoding LytR/AlgR family response regulator transcription factor — MKIKAVIVEDSRLARNELKELLKLHDDLELVGEAENVDDGVALIESESPDLLFLDINMPEKDGFDLLEMLDEVPITVFTTAYDEYAIKSFEYNALDYLLKPVSSKRFDMALEKVREKMVAKEEIASNVKVLTETSQIFIKDGEACWLVKIGDITLFEIVGNYTRVHFEDKKPLLYKSLNQVEEKLPQDSFFRANRQQIVNTNYIENVVPWFNGKLKLTMKNGEEVEVSRRQSYIFKDKMSL; from the coding sequence ATGAAGATAAAGGCGGTAATCGTAGAAGATTCCAGACTGGCTAGGAACGAGCTTAAGGAGCTTTTAAAACTCCACGATGATCTAGAGCTAGTAGGTGAAGCGGAAAATGTGGACGATGGGGTGGCGCTGATAGAATCCGAGTCGCCGGATTTGTTGTTTTTGGACATTAACATGCCAGAGAAAGATGGTTTTGATCTATTGGAAATGTTGGATGAGGTTCCTATTACTGTTTTTACCACGGCTTATGACGAGTATGCTATAAAATCCTTTGAGTACAATGCGTTGGACTACTTACTGAAACCTGTTAGCAGTAAGCGTTTCGATATGGCCTTGGAAAAGGTACGTGAAAAAATGGTGGCCAAGGAGGAGATTGCTTCCAACGTTAAGGTTTTGACAGAGACCAGTCAAATTTTTATTAAAGATGGGGAAGCCTGTTGGTTGGTTAAAATAGGGGATATTACCCTGTTCGAAATTGTTGGGAACTATACCAGGGTGCATTTTGAGGATAAAAAACCATTACTATATAAATCCTTGAACCAGGTTGAGGAAAAATTGCCCCAAGATTCTTTTTTTAGAGCCAATCGCCAACAGATTGTCAACACTAACTATATTGAAAATGTAGTGCCATGGTTCAACGGGAAGTTAAAACTTACCATGAAAAATGGGGAAGAGGTGGAAGTTTCCCGCAGGCAATCTTATATTTTCAAGGATAAAATGAGTCTTTAA
- a CDS encoding YjjG family noncanonical pyrimidine nucleotidase, which translates to MFEYKVTDIFFDLDHTLWDFERNSALTFAKILDHHKVEVDLNGFLEIYAPINLQMWALYRKNGISKSELRYQRLKKTFDVLNISISDDMINALAHDYIAHLSSFTHLLPNTLPILEYLFPKYRLHIITNGFQEVQNKKLKGSSIHHFFEKVIDSEMAGVKKPNPHIFKLALDLAEVRPENSLMVGDSLEADILGAKAMGMQVLHYNFHNDPNHGECRMINDLIEIKSIL; encoded by the coding sequence ATGTTTGAATATAAAGTAACCGATATTTTTTTTGATCTAGATCACACACTATGGGATTTTGAGAGGAATTCGGCCCTTACATTTGCCAAAATTCTTGACCATCATAAAGTAGAAGTGGATTTAAATGGGTTTTTGGAAATTTATGCCCCCATCAACCTACAAATGTGGGCCTTGTATCGTAAAAATGGCATCAGTAAATCGGAGTTGCGATACCAACGGTTGAAAAAAACTTTTGATGTTCTGAACATATCCATTTCCGATGATATGATCAATGCACTGGCCCACGATTATATTGCGCATTTGTCATCGTTTACCCATCTATTGCCCAATACGCTGCCCATTCTGGAATATTTATTTCCAAAATACAGATTGCACATTATTACCAATGGGTTTCAGGAAGTGCAGAACAAAAAGTTGAAAGGGAGCAGCATACACCATTTTTTTGAGAAAGTAATAGATTCGGAGATGGCAGGGGTTAAAAAACCGAATCCGCATATTTTTAAGTTGGCTTTGGACCTGGCCGAGGTAAGACCAGAAAATTCACTTATGGTTGGGGATAGCTTGGAAGCCGATATTTTGGGGGCAAAGGCCATGGGGATGCAAGTGCTTCACTACAATTTTCATAATGATCCAAATCACGGTGAATGTAGAATGATTAACGATCTTATTGAAATAAAAAGCATATTATAG
- a CDS encoding cupin domain-containing protein has protein sequence MNLSDIEPKEIMPGYHGKLVHGERMSWVFWDVEQNAEVPEHQHDHEQIMHVVEGTFEFTLNGEKGVYKPGDVVVIPSNIPHSGKALTPCKLMDIFSPVREEYR, from the coding sequence ATGAACCTTTCGGATATAGAACCTAAAGAAATTATGCCTGGTTACCACGGTAAATTAGTGCACGGAGAGCGGATGAGCTGGGTGTTTTGGGATGTGGAACAAAATGCGGAAGTACCCGAACACCAGCACGACCACGAACAGATCATGCACGTAGTGGAAGGTACTTTCGAATTTACCCTGAATGGAGAAAAAGGAGTGTACAAGCCCGGTGATGTTGTAGTAATTCCATCCAACATTCCCCATAGCGGAAAAGCCTTGACACCTTGTAAACTAATGGATATTTTTAGTCCTGTAAGAGAAGAGTACCGATAA
- a CDS encoding DUF5723 family protein yields the protein MYDFYEIPQSLMINPGVKTSQKWHVGVPVISGISVQGASSGVTVNDLFANDGVDFTTKVQERLLDVMSNRDDFGSTSQIEGFTIGFRGKNRPDDYYSFGMYGEMDVISYWPKDLAILAFEGNGGNNIGRSFDLGDLNVRGEMVNVFHFGINSKVNSDLTMGIRGKLYSSVFQFQSIKNSGSFVTIQGTNNIFESAINTDMQLQTAGVKGFYDIVDEDSGTTRKDVERLFSKRVLLGGNLGLGLDFGFSHQLNQQTTITGSILDLGFIYNAKDVWNYTFSGSTVTDGISVILPDDINNLDNDLWQDLIDEIDEALPHGENQEAYISWRPVKLYGSIRYDFGEGGNPLSDNCGCAVNPGGGINRDYYRNSLGGQLFMIKRPKGIQPALTGFYQRRLGRAITLKATYTMDKYSYTNVGLGTSLQMGPVNFYVLADNLLSYSNLADSHYASLQFGFNIISWNDN from the coding sequence TTGTACGACTTTTATGAGATTCCCCAATCTTTAATGATAAACCCAGGGGTAAAGACCTCACAAAAATGGCATGTAGGAGTTCCGGTAATATCGGGCATATCGGTTCAGGGAGCTAGCAGTGGGGTAACCGTAAACGATCTTTTTGCCAATGACGGTGTTGATTTCACTACAAAGGTCCAAGAGCGATTACTTGATGTAATGAGCAATAGGGACGATTTTGGTTCAACAAGCCAGATAGAGGGGTTTACCATTGGTTTTCGAGGAAAAAACAGGCCGGACGATTATTATTCCTTTGGAATGTACGGGGAAATGGATGTTATCTCTTATTGGCCCAAAGATCTCGCTATATTGGCCTTTGAAGGTAATGGAGGCAACAACATTGGCCGAAGTTTTGATCTGGGTGATTTAAACGTTCGAGGAGAAATGGTCAATGTTTTTCATTTTGGTATCAACAGTAAAGTGAACTCCGATCTTACCATGGGAATCAGGGGCAAGCTCTATTCGAGTGTTTTTCAGTTTCAATCCATAAAAAATTCAGGGTCGTTTGTAACCATCCAAGGAACCAACAATATTTTTGAAAGTGCCATTAACACAGACATGCAGCTTCAAACGGCCGGTGTAAAAGGGTTTTATGATATTGTGGACGAAGATTCTGGAACAACAAGAAAAGATGTTGAGCGGTTGTTTTCCAAACGTGTTTTATTGGGGGGCAATCTTGGTCTCGGACTGGATTTTGGGTTTAGTCACCAACTAAATCAACAGACGACCATCACTGGCAGCATATTGGATTTAGGATTTATTTATAACGCCAAAGATGTTTGGAACTATACCTTTAGCGGAAGTACCGTTACCGATGGCATTTCGGTCATTCTTCCGGATGATATAAACAATCTGGACAATGATTTATGGCAAGACCTGATCGATGAGATAGACGAAGCATTGCCACATGGGGAAAACCAGGAAGCATATATTTCATGGAGGCCTGTAAAACTGTACGGATCTATCCGTTACGATTTTGGAGAAGGGGGAAACCCACTGTCCGATAATTGTGGGTGTGCCGTAAATCCCGGAGGAGGAATAAATCGGGATTATTACAGGAACAGCTTGGGCGGACAATTGTTCATGATCAAAAGACCTAAAGGTATTCAACCGGCGTTAACGGGTTTTTACCAGAGAAGGCTCGGAAGGGCGATTACCTTAAAAGCAACATATACGATGGACAAATATTCCTATACAAATGTTGGACTGGGCACTAGTCTTCAAATGGGGCCGGTAAATTTTTATGTCTTGGCGGACAATCTACTCAGTTATTCCAATTTGGCCGACAGTCACTATGCTTCTTTACAGTTCGGATTTAATATTATATCTTGGAACGATAATTGA
- a CDS encoding Mur ligase domain-containing protein, which yields MQVHFIGLGEINMLNLAVALYKKGATVTGSEETFNDSLASGVKERGQIAQKAGWFTDKIHDRLDAVVFGPNVKPDNPELLKAKELNLNILTCSQFLFEQTKLKTRVVIAGTNNSATVAAMVFHVCVYNEIEVDYVLSKPTEIRLTEENDFVIIDGGNVIVEGGYQLQSIRPNIALLSDIYYDETSVQPDFDNNAETYAKFVDSVVKGGSITYNEEDVEVKKRVEASENPIRKFPYSTPAYQVMDGEVFVDTPDGEMPLKISGQEKLRCMAGAKWICQQMGIDEVEFYEAMATFG from the coding sequence ATGCAGGTACATTTTATTGGTTTGGGCGAAATAAACATGTTGAATTTGGCCGTGGCCTTGTACAAAAAAGGGGCAACTGTAACCGGCAGTGAAGAAACATTCAACGATTCCCTCGCATCGGGTGTAAAAGAGCGGGGTCAGATTGCCCAGAAAGCAGGTTGGTTTACCGATAAAATCCATGATCGGTTGGACGCAGTGGTATTCGGTCCTAATGTAAAACCTGATAATCCAGAGTTGCTCAAGGCAAAGGAACTCAATTTAAATATACTGACCTGTTCCCAATTTTTGTTCGAGCAGACCAAACTTAAAACTAGGGTGGTTATAGCGGGGACCAATAACAGTGCAACGGTTGCTGCCATGGTTTTTCATGTTTGCGTCTACAACGAAATTGAGGTTGACTATGTCTTGTCCAAACCCACTGAAATTCGTTTGACAGAGGAGAACGATTTTGTGATCATCGATGGTGGAAATGTAATCGTGGAAGGAGGTTACCAACTCCAATCCATTCGCCCGAACATAGCTTTATTGAGCGATATTTATTATGATGAAACTTCGGTGCAACCAGATTTTGATAACAATGCCGAGACGTACGCTAAGTTTGTGGACAGTGTTGTAAAAGGCGGCAGCATTACCTATAATGAGGAGGATGTCGAGGTTAAAAAGCGGGTCGAAGCATCTGAAAACCCTATCCGAAAATTTCCATATTCAACCCCGGCATACCAAGTAATGGATGGTGAAGTGTTTGTGGATACCCCGGATGGTGAAATGCCCTTGAAAATTTCTGGACAGGAAAAACTAAGATGTATGGCAGGGGCCAAGTGGATATGTCAACAAATGGGTATTGATGAGGTCGAGTTTTACGAGGCCATGGCAACTTTTGGATAA
- a CDS encoding polysaccharide deacetylase family protein, whose translation MLLIFTHKVTNRLTYTAKQIFERILGVEIGFTTKVEDFIKHNGPKMTYSKQPLQNEFFIRSNDLLFEQGINDLDIKVADWDDIPCFFSAGDKSTVPFDIFSASFFLLSRYEEYLPHVKDSVGRFPVKESIAYQNNFLELPVVDLWAYKLFKALKERFPELENKENGYRFTSIINVTTSHAYALRGPSRTIGGLLLDLGNFKFRNVWERISVVLGIKKDPYDNFLELVEIHKRFPIETMFFFQFAKHSAHDKNISTNNNKFRYLIKSVADYSAVSLSTSFVSSLDKNVLKEEKKQLGNLINRPINYARLRYNKVNVPATYRNLVETEFTDDFSMGYTHEIGFRAGTCTPFYFYDINTEVRQPIKIHPFAMHDYALLKFKKKEEVFEKMDNLYRMVKQVKGEFVLVFSNELLGGKQQWDWMELYQAMLKRYYV comes from the coding sequence ATGTTATTGATATTTACCCATAAGGTAACCAACCGATTAACGTATACTGCCAAACAGATTTTTGAAAGGATCTTGGGAGTGGAGATAGGTTTTACCACAAAGGTGGAAGACTTTATAAAGCATAACGGCCCCAAGATGACCTATTCCAAACAACCGTTGCAAAATGAGTTTTTTATTCGAAGCAACGACCTTTTGTTCGAACAGGGCATTAATGATCTGGATATAAAGGTCGCCGATTGGGACGACATACCTTGTTTTTTCTCGGCGGGAGATAAAAGCACGGTACCTTTCGATATTTTTTCCGCAAGTTTTTTTCTATTGAGTAGGTATGAAGAGTATTTGCCTCATGTAAAGGATAGTGTGGGCAGATTTCCCGTAAAGGAAAGTATTGCTTATCAAAACAATTTTTTAGAACTGCCAGTGGTAGATCTATGGGCATATAAGCTGTTCAAAGCTTTGAAAGAGCGTTTTCCCGAATTGGAAAATAAGGAAAATGGGTATCGGTTTACATCGATCATTAATGTTACCACCTCCCATGCCTACGCCCTTAGAGGGCCATCAAGAACCATTGGAGGGCTCTTATTGGATTTGGGCAATTTCAAGTTCAGAAATGTTTGGGAGCGTATTTCCGTTGTATTGGGCATCAAAAAAGATCCTTACGATAATTTTTTGGAACTGGTGGAAATACACAAAAGGTTTCCGATCGAGACCATGTTCTTTTTTCAATTCGCCAAGCATTCGGCCCACGATAAGAACATATCCACAAACAATAACAAGTTCCGTTACCTAATAAAATCCGTAGCAGATTATAGTGCAGTCTCCCTTAGTACCTCTTTTGTATCCTCGTTGGACAAGAATGTGCTTAAAGAAGAAAAGAAGCAGTTGGGCAATTTGATCAATAGGCCCATCAACTATGCCAGGCTCCGCTATAACAAAGTCAACGTTCCGGCCACATACCGTAACTTGGTAGAAACAGAATTTACAGACGATTTTTCTATGGGCTATACACACGAAATAGGTTTTAGGGCGGGCACTTGCACCCCTTTTTATTTTTACGATATAAACACCGAGGTGAGGCAGCCCATTAAAATACACCCCTTCGCCATGCACGATTATGCTTTGCTCAAGTTCAAGAAAAAGGAAGAGGTGTTTGAAAAAATGGACAATTTGTACCGAATGGTAAAACAGGTCAAGGGAGAATTTGTGCTTGTGTTTTCCAACGAACTACTGGGCGGAAAACAACAATGGGATTGGATGGAACTGTATCAAGCCATGTTAAAGCGCTATTATGTTTGA
- a CDS encoding DUF4136 domain-containing protein encodes MRKFLSLLSVFILFSCSAVRVNYDYDKTIDFLSYSTYNYYPDMQSGLSQLDERRLLSALDSTLQARGYRLAEEPELFFNIISDEYRGAPNNNVGVGIGGTGRNVGGGISVGLPLGGPTLQRSIQFDLVDAQRDALVWQARAESGLRDNASPSVREAKLKAVVKKVFSKFPPQPK; translated from the coding sequence ATGCGCAAATTTCTTTCTTTACTATCGGTCTTCATATTGTTCTCCTGTAGTGCTGTAAGGGTGAACTACGATTATGATAAAACGATCGACTTTTTAAGTTACTCTACCTATAATTATTATCCGGATATGCAGTCTGGCCTGAGCCAATTGGACGAAAGGCGTCTTCTAAGTGCACTGGATTCAACTTTACAGGCCCGTGGCTACCGATTGGCCGAAGAACCCGAACTCTTTTTCAATATAATAAGCGATGAATACAGAGGTGCGCCGAACAATAATGTTGGTGTCGGTATCGGGGGGACAGGGAGAAATGTTGGTGGTGGTATTTCTGTTGGACTGCCATTGGGAGGCCCTACTTTACAAAGGAGTATTCAGTTTGATCTAGTAGATGCCCAGCGAGATGCACTTGTTTGGCAGGCTAGGGCAGAGAGCGGACTTCGGGATAATGCATCGCCCAGTGTACGGGAAGCTAAACTTAAAGCTGTGGTAAAAAAGGTGTTCTCCAAATTTCCACCACAGCCCAAATAG